DNA from Salmo trutta chromosome 14, fSalTru1.1, whole genome shotgun sequence:
GAATGTCCGCGGGTAGCCTATAGGAGCGCCTTTGTTAAGTgctttgtttgacaatcagatgataACCTCATAACTgcttgtgtttatgccacattaaaAAGGCATAGGCGGCGTGTCCATAAGGCTAGGGGAAGCTAAGCTTTAACTAACATGGACAATTATATCCTAATTAgcttactcctgtctatacagaaattcaaaataggctactacacTAGAAAGCATGATatggccacagaggatcattagcttaaAAAAAACACCTGTCGATTGTAGACTGATCTAAAACAATCGGAAGGGCCCGCAGTTTGGGCAGCGCGCGCTTCAAATACCAAAATAGATCATTGTTAAGTTgcgactgtcagtgaaaagcagagaCCCAGCCGGTCATATCGCAATATTTAAAAATACAATCGCGGAAAAACTGTTTGAAAAGCAAATGGCTGTTGCTGTAAAGGGATGACAATGAAAAGACTCCAATCCGTCTTTTAGATATCAAAATTCTTAACTTAATTGAGCGAACAGTATCTTATTGGCACCAGCGGAGAACCTCGGCCATATCCCCGGTGACACTTACAAAAATGTACCATGGTACTTTCATTCATACCATGGTACTTCTATGGTACTTTGACTTATATCATGGTATACTCTGATTCATGGAAATGCACCATTGTTTTAGCCTTGAAGTACTGCCATGCACCTAAATAATGCCATGGTATTGCATCATTTATACCATGTGGACCATGGAAATACCATGGTTTTAAACTACATGCGTTCAACCATGGTAATGAACAAAACTGATCAAATGGTACCATCTTTATTTATTGCGTGTTACCATAGTACAAAGACAGTATAATACATTAAATGAATAAACCCCATAAGGCCAAGCGGTTGGCTGGTATTATATTGATGAATTTATATACCTGTATGGGCAAGTTTCTGATAGTCAGAGGCAGGCTACCATTGTTGGACCTACTTTGATGTTACAGACAAATAAAAAGGGACATAGTTGCAGTGAAAAGAGGTACTACTTAATGTATTAATAGAACTGTTGTGTTGCTGATGTTTGGGTGACCTGACATGTTTACAGTATTTATAGTCACGGGCCTGTTTCGGCTCacaggggtctctctctctctctctctctctctctctctctctctctctctctctctctctctctctctctctctctctctctctctctctctctctctctctctctcctctctctctctctctctctctctctctctctctctctctctctctctctctctctctctctctctctctctctctctcctctctctcctctctctctctctctctctctctctctctctctctctcttctctctctctctctctctctctctcctctctctctctctctctctctctctctctctctctctctctctctctctctctctctctctctctctctctctctctctctctctctctctctctctctctcctctctctctctctctctctctctctctctctctctctcctctctctctctctctctctctctctctctctctctctctctctctctctctctctctctctctctctctctctcctctctctctctctctctctctcctctcctcctctctctctctctctctctctactctctctctctcgtaaacCGAGGAGCAGCGCCAGATAAACAACATATTTTAAACGTTGTCATAACAGTGCGCACCAGTACCACGGTATTTTCCTGTCATGATACtgcacaaaaaaaatacatggtACCATGGTATTATTTTCATTGTACTACCATGTTACATTTGTGTAAGGGGAGTGTgccacttgtttttttttttgacaaAAATGTCCTCCTCCAGGTTAGATGGATGTCATATTGTATTTGTCTCATTTCGTAGGCCGATTTATATGGATCAGACAACATCGTTTTTATTGATCAGTTTGTCAATATCGGCAGACTAGTCTACCCTGTAATTGTTGTAGTATTTCAAATAAATAATGTACCCGCACTTGGGTGTCTTCTAGCCGTAAGAATTCAATCTCCTTTCACCCATTAACAGCATTAAATCATTGACAATGATTTGAGTGTGTAGAATAGATTTGTAGTTGTAAACACATTCTCAGACATGTAACTGAGTTGTGAATAAAAAACACTTTTGTCGTTGTAATCGCGTTCGAAAACTTGGAAGGTAATAATTGCATCTGTACGAAATGGACCTGCGCATGTCAATTTCGCTCGCTCAGACTTTTGGCAGCGCTTTAGCGCCATCCCGTGACAACAATGTTTGTTGATATGCAAACTGTGATTTGCAAGGACAGAGATGACAGGATCTCTGGGAGTTGGGACCTGTTGCTTCTAACCAATCAGATGAGGTTTTCGtctaaatcaaattgtatttgtcacatgcgccgaatacaacaggagccttttggacccagACGTGGGCTCTGGTAACGCTTGCCACGTGGTAGCAGAGGgcacagtctatgacttgggtgacaggagtctttgacaatttttggggccttcctctgacaccacctagtgtgtataggtcctggatggcaggaagcttggccccagtgatgtatttggccatacgtactaccctctgtagtgccttacggtcagatgccgagcagttgccataccaggcggtgatgcaacccgtcaggatgctctggatggtgcagctgtagaactttgaggatctggggacccatgccaaatcttttcagtctcctaacaggaaaaggtgttgtcatgccctcttcgcgactgtcttggtgtgtttggaccatgagtttgtctgtgatgtggacaccaaggaccttgaagctctcgaacccactccactacagccccgaaCAGGCAGCTCTGttgcctgttcggccctccttttcctgtaggccCCGATCAGCTccgttgtcttgctcacattcagggagaggttgctgtcctggcaccacactgccaggtctctgacctcctccctataggctgtctcatcgttgtcggtgatcaggcctaccactgttgtgttgtcagcaaacttaatgatggtgttggagtcatgcttggccatgcagttgtgggtgaacggagtacaggaggggactaagcacacacccctgaggggccccggtgttgaggattagcgtggcagacgtgttgttgcttacccttaccacctgggggcggcccgtcaggcagtccaggatccagttgcagagggaggtgtttagtcccagggtccttagcttcatgggcactatggtgttgaccgctgagctgtagtcaatgaacagcattctcacataggtgttccttttgtccaggtgggaaagggcagtgtggggtgcaattgagattgcgtcgtctgtggatctgttggggtggtatgcgaattggagtgggtctagggtttccgggatgatggtgttgtgagccatgaccagaatttcaaagcacttcatggctaccgacatgagtgctacggggcggtaatcatttagccaggttaccttcgcattcttgggcacagggactatggtggtctgcttgaaacatgttggtattacagactaggtcagggagaggttgaaaatgtcagtgaagacacttgctagttggtccgtgcatgcttttagtacacgccctggtaatccATCAGGCCCcccggccttgtgaatgttaacctgtttaaaggtcttgctcacatcggctatggagagcgtgatcacacagtagtccagaacagctggtgctctcatggatgcatcggtgttgcttgcctcgaagcgagcataaaaggcattaagcttgtctggtaggctcgcgtcactgggcagctcgcggctgagtttccctttgtagtcagtaatagtttacaagccctgccacatccagtgagagtcggagccagtgtagtacgattggatcttagtcctgtatcgacgctttgcctgtttgatgggtcatctgagggcatagcgggatttcttataagcgcccGGAATAGTgtccactccttgaaagcggcagctctagcctttagcttggtgcggctgtcgcctgtaatccatgacttctggttgggatatgtacgtacggtcactgtggggatgacatcgtcAATGCAgttagtcactggcttcatcaatgagGTGGTATAATCCTCAATACCATTGGATGAATcgcgaaacatattccagtctgtgctagcaaaacagtcccgtAGCGTTGCATCTGCCTCATCAGACCACATCGgttattgagcaagtcactggtacttcctgctttagtttggaattatggtcagatttgccaaatggagggcgagggagagctttgtatgcatctctgtgtggagtaaaggtggtccagagttgttATTATTAAAAAATTTTCCcccttctggttgcacatgtgacatcctggtagaaatgaggtacaATGGATTTTAGTttgtctgcattaaagtccccgaccactaggagcaccacttctggatgagcattttcttgtttgaatatgtccttatacagctcgttgagtgaggTCCTAGtaccagcatcagtctgtggtagtaaatagacggctacgaataatacagatgagaactctcttggtagttagtgtggtctacaacttatcatgaggtactctacctcaggcgagcaatacctcaatactttaatattagacattgcgcaccagcagttattgacaaatggaCACAccccccgcccctcgtcttaccagacgtagctgctctgtcctgccgaaacacaaagaagccagccagctctattttatccgtgtcgtcgttcagccacgactcgataaaacacaagatattacagttaatgtcccgttggtaggatagtctcgatcATAGATCGAGTTTGTTTTCCGGTGATTGCACTATTGGCCACGTTAGGCGCACCAATTGGtttcacctcgttagtcagtatgtgttacacctgtgctggcttgtcatcTCATTAGTCAGAAGGTGTatcacctgtgctggcccaggtgatatttaataGTGGCTGGCCAAGTACTCCAGTTGCTTTCAgcgatgtggagggttaacataTTTTAGTTTActtgataatatatatatatatatatatatatatatatatatatatatataattattattttttttttttcatttccctGTTTACTTTTTGCTCCACGTCTTTCGGTTCTTTCAGGGTTTTATTTTGTTtacctcttcttgggcagatttagtgggtgtCTTTTTGGTCCCAGTTGTTgatagtcaactttcagtggacacccccatgtgtctttcagaacccctcctgtttcattttggttgttgtcagtgactttTTGTTAGTTTCCCCTTCTGTTTGAGCGTTAATTTTTGGTTTCTTGCTGGGAAACGTAACACTATCCATAAAAGAAAGACCTATATACTTACCCGCCATCACAGCTAACAGGTGGACATTGTGCAATCAGTCTTAGTGGTAACCTGGTAACGCACGTCGTGATTGACAGGTGGTTTCCCCAGACAACATGGCCCATGTGAGCTGTCACCAACCAACCATTGTAGAGTATGCTGGTCTATGAAACTTcatctgattggttaaaagaaaCCTGTCCCACCTCCCAGaactccttctctcgctctccttgcTTGCAAATCATTATGTAGATTTAACTTCATAATTTATAACATTCTATGTACTTATAAAAAATTTTAGTAGTCAGATTATTTGTCGACGTACATCCAATCAACATGTCTCGACAAAAAGCTAGGCCACAGGTCTaacaaagttagctagctagctactaggtGCTAACTAGGTTACTACTAGGTTGTCATCTTCAACCTCTACGCTAATGCTAATTGTGAATGATCACATTATTTGTTATCAAGTCAATAATGTCAAATATGTGATGTGTGAATTGTTCATCTCAATCAGGCAACACTAATCACTAGCTAACCTTAGTAAGTTagcatggctagctagctaggccgtgtgttagctagctagccaaccttagTTACCTAACTTAAATTTTAGTAATCATTTACTTAGCCATTTGTCCAGTGTGATTACAAAACAAATTCAATTTTGGTTCAGCTTTAAACTAACTTCGTGCTTGTaatttagctatctagctagatCACATCCCACCCTAGTGAGAAAGGTGATAGTAAAATTAATCAGTAAGCTGCAGTTAACCCAataaagctaaaaaaaaaatggttagcTTGCTAATGTTTTCGTTGCCATCGCCAcatcaatgttagctagctagctacattttcttAGCAGAATCCTAGAAGATGAAATATTTTGCATGCATGGTCTATCTATCCTTTTTATTAGCAAAGCTATTCTAGTGAAACTCACCCTGTTTGTGAAACTCACCTTTCACTTCTTCTTTTTGTGCCTCTTTTGAATCCATCTGTAGCCTTCCATGTCTGAACCCAAGTCCACAGAGTCCCCAGGTTCTGGCTGTGGTGTTCCAGCCCAGAGAACCTCAAAGCAGGGTCCAGAGATGGTCTCAGTGAAGCTGGAGGACTGCAGTCAACCACTGGAACTCAATGTGATTGTTAAAGAGGAGGCGGAGGAGAGAGCAGTCAaagaggaggcagaggagagagcagtcaaagaggaagaaaaggaggaggagagagcagtcaaagaggaagaaaaggaggaggagagagcagccaaagaggaagaaaaggaggaggagagagccaTCACAGAGGCGACGGAGGAAAGACCACTCAAAGAGGAGCTGAAGGAGAGCGGAGTCAAAGAGGAGGAGAGTCCAATCAAAGAAGAGAACAGAGATGTGTCTGCTCCAGATCTAGAGGAAGTAGATGGTATCACTGATCCAGGTAAGCAGGGGATTCCAAAACTATTATTGACAGCTCACTTCCCACAGCTATTATTGTTAAAGTGAGCTCAGTTTCTAGACAGAGATTGTGGTAGCAGTATACCACTAACCCACTGTGCAACTTATTTACCGACGTGTGTCTGTATCTTTAAATATTGTGGTGTCAGGAtcctgttatgggtatgcttgtcactggcagagacaggatagtttgtcaggatcaaaataaatattgaaGGAGCGAAGCTCAGGTAAAAGTTAGAGGAAAACCGTCAATGGATACATGTTGCCCTAAGAGATGTGCAAAGTTAGTCTTagttttaaggcagcaaaatgtgtaGACTATGCAAGAGGTGTGTAGACTTTAACTAGCTACTGTATGTCCATATTCCCACAGGAGAGATCTCCAACCCAGGTTCAGACAGTGAGCCCAGTTCCACAGCATCAGGAAACCATAaacaacacagacagaggaaCTCAAGACAGAAACACCACTGCATGGACTGCTTCACTAGTTTCTATGAGCCAGAGGAGTTGAGAAGACACACTTGTAGGCCCCACCCCTGTTCAGATTGCAGAGGCAGTTTTATTTGCCCAACTCAGCTCAAATCACACCAACAGACTCACAGAATAAAGAAGACTTACCcgtgtgatcaatgtgggaagagctttccGACACCAAGCAAACTAATGACGCACCAGAAAACtcacacgggagagaagccttaccactgctctcaaTGTGGGACGAGCGTCAGTAATTTAGCACATCTAAAGCGACACCAGAGGATAATACACatgggagagaagccttaccactgctctcagtgtgaTAAGCGCTTCAGTCAGGCAGGGCACCTGAAGACACACCAGcgaactcacacaggagagaagccttaccactgctctcagtgtgggaagagctttggtCGGGCAGGATCTCTGAAGACACACCAGATTACTCACACAgaagagaagccttatcactgctctCAATGTGGGGATAACTTCACCAGTTTATATTTCCTAAAGAAACACCAGATAACTCACACAGGTGAgcagccttaccactgctctcagtgtgggaagagcttcagtcaggcaggagacctgAAGCAACACCAGCGAACTCactcaggagagaaaccataccaCTGCCCTCAGTGTGGGAAGCGGTTTGGTTGGGCACGAGCTCTAAAGACACACCAGCTAACTCACACAGaggagaagccttatcactgctctcagtgtgggagGAGCTTCAGTCAGACAGCACACCTGAAGAAACACCAGctaactcacacaggagagaagctttACAACTGCTCTCAATGTGGGAAGGGTTTCAGTCGGCCAGCACACCTAACGAGACATCAGCGAACTCACaccggagagaagccttaccactgctctcaatgtgggaagagctgcAGTCAGACAGCAGACCTAAAGAGACACCAGCTAACACACAgcggagagaagccttaccactgctctcagtgtgggaagagtttcaggcATTTAACAACTCTGAAGATGCACCAGATGAGAAGCTTTTCCACTGCTGttagtgtgggaagagttttaaatGCCTAAAAGAACATCAGAAGATGTTGCCCCAAACTGACCTTTTATAATGATGTTGCCAAGCTGGGCATCTAACAATATTGACTGAGTTTatttgatttatatatatatttttttccaacCTGATGTACATTGTCATATAAAAAATGTACCAAAGCGTATGAAATATGACATGAGGGTCACATTTAAATTAAAGTCTCTATTTCTCCAGAAATGTATTCAGTTTCTATCTCCAGAAATCAATTCTTTCTTCACCACACTTCTATTATCGAAAGTCAACCTCTCTCCTCTTGGGAACGTTTTATTTGCTTATTGATGTTATTTCACCAGTGTTGGGGAAACACATTAGTAACACGGGGTTACAGTAATACTATTACATTACTCAGTAACAAGGTAACAACAAAGTTGAAATCTGTATTTAAATAATAACTAGTTAGCAATGTGTTACTTCGTAATATAGTTGCAGTGTCATGCTGTGTGGTGTGTCCATGATCTGAAGGGATTTCACCTGTCAGGAGAGGCAGAACCTGGTTTACAGGTAAATACATGAGAAGCCTTACTCACCTGACCGCTCACATTATATAAAAACATCAACAAAGTTCAGGACAAAcacacattaagaacacctgctctttccatgacatagactgaccaggtgaatccaggtgaaagctatgatcccttattgatgtcacttgttaaatccacttcaatcagtgtagatgaagggaaggtcGAAGATGGATTTTGAAGCcttgaaacgtgtgtgtgtgtgccattcagagggtgaatggccaagacaaaagatttaagacaccgggttgtgtcaagaactgcaacgctgctgggtttttcacgctcaacagtttcctgtgtatcaagaatggtccaccacccaaaggacatccagccaacttgacgtaactgtaggaagcattggagtggagtcaacatgggccagcatccctgtggaacgcttccaacactgaggctgttctgagtcaataactccatattaggaaggtgttcctaatgttttgtatactcagtgtatacctTCTATAAACGACAGCCTGCCCTGAAATTCTATACATGAACTTTACTATGTACACACACAGGTTCACTCCAGCCCCAGATTTTTCTACCCCCCCCAGGCCACCCTTCTCTCCCAGACCCCCTTCCACCGCCAGTCCTCCACCCCCAGCCATGGAGCTCCAAGGGCCTCTGGGGTCTTCTTCCCATGGTGGTCACATCAATCTCTCCTTTATCAAATCCAGTGTCCCAAGGTCTCATAAATGTGGAAAGGGTCAACACACATCAGCAGACTATCACAGACTCCCAGCTAGTGTTGTACAATTCAACTAACTTTCCCCAGGTTTGCTGGAAATCCTGGTTAGAAAATCCTGGAATCGTGGGGCAATAAGAAGAACAtccggaatcctccaaccaggatttctggaaaacctggcattttttttgtttatttaatttttaaaCCCTactccaagtgtgtgtgtgtgtgtgtgtgtgtgtatataatttacataagttgAAACACTGTATGCAGCTTTGTGTACACTGCATTTTCTGTCATTATGGATTTAATTATTCACTGTCATTAAGTTATGTTGACCTATACTAACAGGATGTAAAACTGAAGGTAAATAAAAAAGTAATTTACGTtactgctttttttttttatgtttcttaGTACAGGGTTCAGGCATCATTCAGGATACTGGTTTGTATAAAATATCACCACCTAACCTACTTGAAGAGATGTCAGTGAAGTTGAATGCAGTGGGTGTAGTAGCTTCGTTGAACCAGAAGGTGGCGACCTGTAATTTAAACAGCTTGAGTAAAGAAGTTGCTTTCCTGC
Protein-coding regions in this window:
- the LOC115147661 gene encoding zinc finger protein 436, with translation MSEPKSTESPGSGCGVPAQRTSKQGPEMVSVKLEDCSQPLELNVIVKEEAEERAVKEEAEERAVKEEEKEEERAVKEEEKEEERAAKEEEKEEERAITEATEERPLKEELKESGVKEEESPIKEENRDVSAPDLEEVDGITDPGEISNPGSDSEPSSTASGNHKQHRQRNSRQKHHCMDCFTSFYEPEELRRHTCRPHPCSDCRGSFICPTQLKSHQQTHRIKKTYPCDQCGKSFPTPSKLMTHQKTHTGEKPYHCSQCGTSVSNLAHLKRHQRIIHMGEKPYHCSQCDKRFSQAGHLKTHQRTHTGEKPYHCSQCGKSFGRAGSLKTHQITHTEEKPYHCSQCGDNFTSLYFLKKHQITHTGEQPYHCSQCGKSFSQAGDLKQHQRTHSGEKPYHCPQCGKRFGWARALKTHQLTHTEEKPYHCSQCGRSFSQTAHLKKHQLTHTGEKLYNCSQCGKGFSRPAHLTRHQRTHTGEKPYHCSQCGKSCSQTADLKRHQLTHSGEKPYHCSQCGKSFRHLTTLKMHQMRSFSTAVSVGRVLNA